A single Altererythrobacter sp. BO-6 DNA region contains:
- the glgA gene encoding glycogen synthase GlgA has protein sequence MALKVLSVASEAVPLVKTGGLADVAGALPAALSEHGVAVTTLVPGYPKVLAALGRTKEVHAWDKLLGEPARLLAGKLGDHPLLVLDAPGFFAREGGPYSDPSGKDWPDNWRRFASFARAAADIAGGAVKGRKFDLVHAHDWQAAMVPAYLRFAPFKGGRDVPSVITIHNMAFQGYYEAAIFPKLGLPKAAWSVDGVESYGGVGFLKAGMQSADAITTVSPTYAGEIRSAEFGMGLEGVVLARSNRVHGILNGIDPAEWSPASDPHLAATYSASKLAARKRNKRALEQEFGLDRDDGPLFVVVSRLTWQKGMDVLLEVLDHLVGIGGRLALLGSGDAEIEQGFHAAAARHSGRIGVRIGYDEALSHRMQGGGDAILVPSRFEPCGLTQLYGLAYGCVPVVSRTGGLADTVIDANPAALTAGVATGIQMNAVSYQALAMAVSRTVDLFGKPAEWKRLQKNGMKADFSWDASGAAYAALYRQLIEERG, from the coding sequence ATGGCGCTCAAGGTCCTGTCGGTCGCGTCCGAAGCGGTGCCGCTGGTGAAAACCGGCGGTCTGGCCGATGTGGCGGGCGCGCTGCCCGCCGCGCTCAGCGAACATGGGGTTGCAGTCACCACGCTGGTGCCGGGTTACCCCAAGGTCCTGGCCGCGCTTGGCCGCACCAAGGAAGTCCATGCGTGGGACAAGCTGCTGGGTGAACCCGCGCGGCTGCTGGCTGGAAAGCTGGGTGATCACCCGCTGCTGGTGCTCGATGCGCCGGGCTTTTTCGCGCGTGAAGGGGGACCTTATTCCGATCCCTCAGGCAAGGACTGGCCCGACAACTGGCGGCGCTTTGCCAGTTTTGCGCGCGCAGCTGCCGACATTGCAGGCGGAGCGGTGAAGGGCCGGAAGTTCGACCTCGTCCATGCGCACGATTGGCAGGCGGCGATGGTCCCGGCCTACCTGCGCTTTGCACCGTTCAAGGGCGGGCGCGATGTGCCCAGCGTGATCACCATCCACAACATGGCGTTCCAGGGCTATTATGAGGCCGCGATTTTCCCGAAACTGGGCCTCCCCAAAGCAGCCTGGTCGGTGGACGGGGTGGAGAGCTATGGCGGCGTAGGCTTCCTCAAGGCGGGGATGCAATCGGCCGATGCCATCACCACCGTCAGCCCGACCTATGCCGGCGAGATCCGCTCGGCAGAATTCGGCATGGGGCTGGAAGGGGTCGTGCTGGCCCGTTCGAACCGCGTGCACGGCATCCTCAACGGGATTGACCCTGCCGAATGGAGCCCGGCCAGCGATCCGCATCTCGCTGCGACATATTCTGCGAGCAAGCTCGCGGCCCGCAAACGCAACAAGCGCGCGCTGGAACAGGAATTCGGACTCGACCGCGATGACGGCCCGCTGTTCGTGGTTGTCAGCCGCCTCACCTGGCAAAAGGGCATGGATGTGCTGCTCGAAGTGCTCGATCATCTGGTCGGGATTGGCGGGCGGCTCGCGTTGCTTGGATCGGGTGATGCGGAAATCGAGCAGGGGTTTCACGCTGCCGCCGCTCGCCATTCGGGACGCATCGGCGTGCGAATCGGCTATGACGAGGCGCTATCGCACCGAATGCAGGGCGGGGGCGATGCAATCCTGGTTCCCAGCCGGTTCGAGCCGTGCGGACTGACCCAACTTTATGGCCTTGCCTATGGCTGCGTACCGGTGGTCTCGCGCACCGGGGGCCTTGCCGACACGGTGATCGATGCCAACCCTGCCGCTCTTACAGCGGGCGTGGCTACCGGCATCCAGATGAACGCCGTCAGCTATCAGGCGCTGGCCATGGCGGTGAGCCGGACGGTCGACCTGTTCGGCAAGCCCGCCGAGTGGAAGCGGTTGCAGAAGAACGGAATGAAAGCGGACTTTTCCTGGGACGCCAGCGGGGCAGCCTATGCCGCGCTCTATCGCCAGCTGATCGAGGAACGGGGATGA
- the glgC gene encoding glucose-1-phosphate adenylyltransferase: MRESRSVRPLARDAMAYVLAGGRGSRLMELTDRRAKPAVYFGGKTRIIDFALSNALNSGIRRIGVATQYKAHSLIRHLQMGWNFFRPERNESFDILPASQRVSETQWYEGTADAVYQNIDIIEAHRPEYIVILAGDHIYKMDYELMLQQHVNQNADVTVGCMEVPRLEAKGFGVMAVDDTDRIIDFVEKPEDPPAMPGKPDISLASMGIYVFTTKFLFEQLRRDAADPESSRDFGKDIIPYLVKNGKAVAHRFSDSCVRGKDESVAYWRDVGTVDAYWEANIDLTQIIPQLDLYDRDWPIWSHAEMYPPAKFVHDEDGRRGEAISSLVSGNCIISGSHVNRSLLFTSVLTRSFSQVEESVLLPWSDVGRGARLKKVVLDRGVKIPAGLVVGEDPELDAKRFRRTDKGVCLITQPMIEKLEL; the protein is encoded by the coding sequence ATGCGAGAATCGAGAAGTGTGCGGCCGCTGGCGCGCGATGCCATGGCCTATGTTCTGGCTGGCGGACGCGGCAGCAGGTTGATGGAACTGACCGACCGGCGCGCCAAGCCTGCGGTCTATTTCGGCGGCAAGACCCGGATCATCGATTTTGCCCTGTCCAACGCGCTCAATTCCGGCATCCGCCGCATCGGCGTGGCGACCCAGTACAAGGCACATTCGCTGATTCGCCACCTGCAGATGGGCTGGAACTTCTTCCGCCCGGAACGCAACGAAAGCTTCGACATCCTGCCGGCCTCGCAGCGCGTTTCCGAAACGCAGTGGTACGAAGGCACCGCCGACGCGGTTTACCAGAACATCGATATCATCGAGGCGCACCGCCCCGAATACATCGTCATCCTGGCCGGCGATCACATCTACAAGATGGATTACGAGTTGATGCTGCAACAGCACGTCAACCAGAATGCCGATGTCACGGTGGGCTGCATGGAAGTGCCGCGGCTGGAAGCCAAGGGCTTCGGTGTTATGGCGGTCGATGACACAGACCGGATCATCGATTTCGTCGAAAAGCCGGAGGATCCCCCGGCAATGCCCGGAAAGCCCGACATCTCGCTCGCCTCGATGGGGATCTACGTCTTCACGACGAAGTTCCTGTTCGAACAGCTGCGCCGCGATGCCGCCGACCCCGAAAGCTCGCGCGATTTCGGCAAGGACATCATCCCCTACCTGGTCAAGAACGGCAAAGCGGTGGCGCACCGCTTTTCGGATAGCTGCGTGCGCGGCAAGGACGAGAGCGTGGCCTATTGGCGTGATGTCGGCACGGTCGATGCCTATTGGGAGGCGAATATCGACCTCACCCAGATCATCCCGCAGCTTGACCTGTATGACCGTGATTGGCCGATCTGGTCGCACGCGGAAATGTACCCGCCGGCCAAATTCGTCCATGACGAAGACGGGCGCCGGGGCGAAGCGATCTCCAGCCTCGTATCCGGTAATTGCATCATCTCCGGCAGCCATGTGAACCGCAGCCTGCTGTTCACCAGCGTGCTGACCCGGTCGTTCTCGCAGGTCGAGGAATCGGTGCTGCTGCCTTGGTCCGACGTCGGACGCGGCGCGCGGTTGAAGAAAGTGGTGCTCGACCGCGGGGTCAAGATTCCCGCAGGCCTCGTGGTGGGCGAAGACCCGGAGCTCGATGCCAAGCGCTTCCGCCGGACCGACAAGGGCGTTTGCCTGATCACCCAGCCGATGATCGAGAAGCTGGAGCTGTAA
- the glgX gene encoding glycogen debranching protein GlgX, whose protein sequence is MIERLGAWVEGRATRFAVRAPLAQSVELCLFEGATETRHAMERRGEDWVAELPGKLAGAHYGYRAHGEYAPERGLWFDPTKLLVDPYGIELDRRFEQAPALAEYGVDTAAIVPRAIVPGDLPEVPLEPSRFERGGLIYELNVRGFTLLHPDVPESVRGTVAGLAHPAVIAHLRKLHVSAVELMPIVAWIDERHLPPLGLANHWGYNPAAMMALDPGLCPGGVAELRETVAALHAAGIGVILDLVFNHTGESDVHGGTYCLRGLDPAAYATAPDGSLINDTGCGNTLDFANPHVRQLTVASLRHFVKHCGVDGFRFDLAPVLARGPGFDPDAPIFAKIAADPWLADRVLIAEPWDIGPGGYQLGNFPPNWLEWNDRYRDDVRRFWRGDATVGALATRLAGSSDIFGKDCRSVNFLAAHDGFTLADTVAYEHRHNHANGEHNRDGHGENYSWNCGEEGPSDDPAVLARRAADLRALLGTLFASTGTIMLTAGDEFGRSQHGNNNAYCQDMPVDWAARDAALEDHVAELSARRAASLEAFRSFPEGGQWRTLAGREMTVADWESLTTDGVEFYCPDQPDTPFLSVSRGERRVLAAAPCRSVQRLPLATE, encoded by the coding sequence GTGATCGAACGCTTGGGAGCATGGGTCGAAGGGCGCGCGACGCGCTTCGCGGTCCGCGCTCCGCTCGCCCAAAGTGTCGAGCTGTGTCTGTTTGAAGGGGCCACCGAGACGCGCCATGCGATGGAGCGGCGCGGCGAGGATTGGGTGGCAGAACTGCCCGGCAAACTCGCCGGAGCACATTACGGCTACCGGGCGCATGGCGAATATGCGCCTGAGCGAGGCTTGTGGTTCGATCCGACCAAGCTGCTGGTCGATCCCTATGGGATCGAGCTGGATCGCCGGTTCGAGCAGGCCCCGGCGCTTGCCGAATACGGTGTTGATACGGCAGCAATCGTGCCGCGAGCGATAGTGCCGGGAGACTTGCCCGAAGTGCCGCTCGAGCCGTCCCGGTTCGAGCGCGGCGGGCTGATTTATGAACTGAACGTGCGCGGCTTCACGCTGCTCCACCCCGATGTGCCGGAGTCGGTGCGTGGCACCGTGGCCGGGCTCGCGCACCCGGCGGTGATCGCGCATCTCAGGAAGCTGCATGTGAGTGCAGTCGAACTCATGCCGATTGTGGCATGGATCGACGAGCGGCACTTGCCGCCGCTCGGCCTTGCCAATCATTGGGGCTACAATCCGGCCGCGATGATGGCGCTTGATCCCGGCCTGTGTCCCGGCGGAGTGGCCGAACTGCGCGAAACGGTCGCGGCGCTCCATGCCGCCGGGATCGGCGTGATCCTCGACCTGGTGTTCAACCACACGGGCGAAAGCGATGTGCATGGCGGGACGTATTGCCTGCGAGGGCTCGACCCAGCCGCCTATGCCACCGCGCCTGACGGTTCGCTGATCAACGACACCGGATGCGGCAACACGCTCGACTTCGCCAATCCGCATGTGCGGCAACTCACTGTGGCGAGCTTGCGCCATTTCGTGAAGCATTGCGGGGTTGATGGCTTCCGCTTCGATCTCGCCCCGGTGCTCGCACGTGGTCCCGGATTTGACCCGGACGCACCCATTTTTGCCAAGATCGCCGCCGATCCGTGGCTGGCCGACCGCGTTCTGATTGCGGAGCCGTGGGACATCGGTCCCGGCGGCTACCAGCTGGGCAATTTTCCGCCCAACTGGCTGGAATGGAACGACCGCTATCGCGACGATGTGCGCCGTTTCTGGCGCGGCGATGCGACAGTGGGCGCGCTGGCGACGCGCCTTGCGGGGTCTTCAGACATTTTCGGCAAGGACTGCCGCAGCGTCAATTTCCTCGCCGCGCATGACGGGTTCACGCTTGCCGATACCGTCGCCTACGAGCACCGCCACAATCACGCCAATGGCGAGCACAACCGCGATGGCCACGGCGAGAATTACTCATGGAATTGCGGCGAAGAGGGACCAAGCGACGATCCGGCTGTCCTCGCCCGTCGCGCGGCAGACCTGCGCGCGCTGCTCGGCACGCTGTTCGCCTCCACCGGCACCATCATGCTGACCGCCGGGGATGAATTCGGCCGCAGCCAGCACGGCAACAACAATGCCTATTGCCAGGATATGCCGGTCGACTGGGCTGCACGCGACGCGGCGCTTGAGGATCATGTGGCCGAGCTCTCGGCCCGCCGCGCGGCATCGCTTGAGGCGTTCCGGTCGTTTCCCGAAGGCGGGCAGTGGCGCACGTTGGCTGGTCGCGAAATGACGGTGGCGGACTGGGAAAGCCTCACCACTGATGGAGTCGAATTCTATTGCCCCGATCAGCCCGACACGCCCTTCCTGAGCGTCAGCCGGGGCGAGCGACGCGTTCTGGCCGCTGCCCCTTGCCGTTCCGTTCAGCGCCTGCCACTTGCCACGGAATGA
- a CDS encoding glycogen/starch/alpha-glucan phosphorylase: MELEARIIDVLRHRVGKNELAAKKHDWYNATVLALRDDIIDRWFASTSRTYETKGKRVYYLSLEFLIGRLLRDALSNLGCTRDMEHALREHGLDLAALEELEPDAALGNGGLGRLAACFMESLASLDIPAYGYGIRYVNGMFRQRIDDGWQVELPETWLAHGNPWEFERRESAYRIGFGGEVASEGGNIRWKPAETIEATAVDTPVVGWRGKRVNTLRLWTANALDPIRLDAFNAGDHAGALAAQVRADSLVRVLYPADSTQAGQELRLRQEFFFSSASIQDIVRRHVQYHGDVRTLPDKAAIQLNDTHPSVAVAELVRILCDDHGLTFDEAWDITRKTIAYTNHTLLPEALESWPLPLFERLLPRHMQIVYAINARVLREARKAGLDDAAISAISLIDEHGERRVRMANLAFAGAHSVNGVAALHTELMKETVFADLHKLYPDKINNKTNGVTPRRWLQQSNPRLTGLIREAIGDGFLDDAEKLSALDKMAGDAAFGERVDEAKRANKVDLAHHLGELTGIRLDPDALFDVQIKRIHEYKRQLLNLIETVALYDQIRSHPEKDWVPRVKIFGGKAASSYHNAKLIIKLANDIARRVNSDPSVGEMLKVVFVPNYNVSLAERIIPAADLSEQISTAGMEASGTGNMKFALNGALTIGTLDGANIEIMERVGRDNIVIFGLTAEEVAAKRADGYNPRAVIEGSRELAQAVHSIASGVFSPDDPTRYAGLMDGLLHSDWFMVAADFDAYAVAQREVDRRWRDRAGWRKAAIHNIANVGWFSSDRTIAEYARDIWGVL; the protein is encoded by the coding sequence ATGGAACTGGAAGCCAGGATCATCGATGTGCTGCGTCACCGTGTGGGCAAGAACGAGCTCGCCGCCAAGAAGCACGACTGGTACAATGCCACAGTCCTGGCGCTACGCGACGACATCATCGACCGTTGGTTTGCGTCGACTTCCCGGACCTACGAAACCAAAGGCAAGCGGGTCTATTACCTCAGCCTGGAATTCCTGATCGGTCGGCTGCTTCGCGATGCGCTATCGAACCTGGGTTGCACGCGGGACATGGAACATGCGCTGCGCGAGCATGGGCTCGATCTTGCCGCACTGGAAGAGCTGGAGCCCGATGCAGCGCTCGGCAATGGCGGGCTTGGGCGGCTTGCGGCGTGCTTTATGGAGAGCCTCGCGAGCCTCGACATCCCTGCCTATGGCTATGGCATCCGCTACGTGAACGGCATGTTCCGCCAGCGCATCGATGACGGCTGGCAGGTCGAGCTGCCCGAAACATGGCTGGCGCATGGCAATCCATGGGAATTCGAGCGGCGCGAAAGCGCCTACCGGATCGGCTTCGGCGGCGAAGTGGCGAGCGAGGGCGGGAATATCCGCTGGAAGCCTGCCGAAACGATCGAAGCTACTGCAGTCGATACGCCGGTGGTCGGTTGGCGCGGCAAGCGGGTCAACACGCTGCGGCTGTGGACCGCCAACGCGCTTGACCCGATCCGGCTCGATGCCTTCAACGCGGGCGACCATGCCGGGGCATTGGCTGCCCAGGTTCGCGCGGACAGCCTGGTGCGCGTGCTTTATCCGGCGGACTCCACGCAGGCGGGGCAAGAGCTGCGCTTGCGGCAGGAATTCTTCTTTTCCTCGGCATCAATCCAGGACATCGTGCGGCGCCATGTCCAGTATCACGGTGACGTGCGGACGCTTCCCGACAAGGCAGCGATCCAGCTTAACGACACGCATCCTTCGGTGGCCGTTGCGGAACTCGTCAGGATATTGTGTGATGATCATGGCCTGACCTTTGACGAGGCCTGGGACATTACCCGCAAGACGATTGCTTACACCAATCACACGTTGCTGCCTGAAGCGCTGGAAAGCTGGCCGCTGCCGCTGTTCGAGCGCTTGCTGCCACGCCACATGCAGATCGTCTACGCGATCAATGCCCGTGTGCTGCGCGAAGCGCGCAAGGCCGGGCTTGATGATGCCGCGATCTCCGCCATCTCGCTGATCGACGAGCATGGCGAACGGCGCGTGCGGATGGCCAACCTTGCCTTCGCGGGGGCGCACAGCGTCAACGGCGTGGCCGCGCTGCATACCGAGCTGATGAAAGAGACGGTGTTCGCCGATCTCCACAAGCTCTATCCGGACAAGATCAACAACAAGACCAATGGCGTGACGCCGCGCCGCTGGCTGCAGCAATCGAACCCGCGCCTGACCGGCCTGATCCGGGAGGCGATCGGAGACGGTTTCCTTGACGATGCGGAAAAGCTTTCAGCCCTGGACAAGATGGCGGGCGACGCCGCATTTGGCGAGCGCGTGGACGAGGCCAAGCGGGCGAACAAGGTCGACCTGGCACACCATCTGGGCGAGCTGACCGGGATCAGGCTCGATCCCGACGCGCTGTTCGATGTGCAGATCAAGCGCATCCACGAATACAAGCGCCAGCTGCTGAACCTGATCGAGACGGTCGCGCTTTATGACCAGATCCGCAGCCATCCTGAGAAGGACTGGGTGCCGCGCGTGAAGATCTTTGGGGGTAAGGCGGCGTCGAGCTATCACAACGCCAAGCTGATCATCAAACTGGCCAATGATATCGCGCGGCGGGTCAATTCCGATCCGTCCGTTGGCGAAATGCTCAAGGTCGTGTTCGTGCCCAATTACAACGTGTCGCTGGCAGAACGGATTATCCCAGCGGCTGACCTTTCCGAACAAATCTCCACCGCCGGGATGGAAGCATCGGGCACCGGCAATATGAAGTTCGCGCTTAACGGCGCGCTGACCATCGGCACCCTCGACGGCGCCAATATCGAAATCATGGAGCGCGTGGGCCGCGACAATATCGTGATCTTCGGCCTCACCGCGGAAGAGGTCGCGGCCAAGCGCGCTGACGGCTACAATCCACGCGCCGTGATCGAGGGGTCGCGCGAATTGGCTCAGGCGGTCCACTCGATCGCCAGCGGGGTGTTCAGCCCCGATGATCCGACCCGCTATGCCGGGCTGATGGACGGGCTGCTCCATTCCGACTGGTTCATGGTCGCGGCCGATTTCGATGCCTATGCGGTCGCCCAGCGCGAGGTTGACCGACGCTGGCGTGACCGGGCTGGCTGGCGCAAGGCGGCGATCCACAACATCGCCAATGTCGGTTGGTTTTCGTCTGACCGGACGATCGCCGAATATGCCCGCGACATCTGGGGCGTGCTGTGA
- a CDS encoding tyrosine-protein phosphatase yields MIPDRFLATTAIHNLRDYGGYAAAGGGKVRVGVLFRSGHHADAADEDLATVAALDLQHVIDLRGDSERAQKTCRRPEGFAAEALFFTGETAGLAPHLQAAQGSVDAVSAHRAMVDLYGALPDRAGLNDILRRYFAALAQGKGASLVHCAAGKDRTGMAVDLLHHALGVHPDDAMADYLLTNDAPNNEERIAHGMDLLGDKYGKIDEATVRVLMGVHPEYLEAARRSLKERFGSADAYLKQVLGVDEAKRAALIAQLVDA; encoded by the coding sequence ATGATTCCCGATCGCTTCCTTGCCACGACTGCCATTCACAATCTGCGCGACTATGGCGGCTATGCCGCTGCTGGCGGCGGAAAGGTCAGGGTGGGCGTCCTGTTCCGTTCGGGCCATCACGCCGACGCAGCCGACGAAGACCTGGCAACCGTCGCAGCGCTGGATCTGCAGCATGTCATCGACCTGCGGGGCGACAGCGAGCGCGCGCAGAAGACCTGCCGCCGGCCGGAAGGCTTTGCCGCGGAAGCGCTGTTCTTCACGGGCGAAACTGCCGGGCTCGCACCGCATCTGCAGGCAGCTCAGGGCAGCGTCGATGCGGTGAGCGCGCACCGGGCGATGGTCGATCTCTATGGTGCCTTGCCCGACCGGGCTGGCCTCAACGACATATTGCGGCGCTATTTCGCCGCGCTGGCACAGGGGAAGGGCGCCAGCCTCGTCCACTGTGCCGCAGGCAAGGATCGGACCGGCATGGCAGTCGACCTGCTGCACCATGCACTGGGCGTGCATCCGGATGATGCCATGGCGGATTATCTCCTTACCAATGATGCACCGAACAATGAAGAGCGGATCGCGCACGGCATGGACCTGCTGGGCGACAAATATGGCAAGATCGACGAGGCAACCGTGCGCGTGCTGATGGGCGTGCATCCCGAATATCTCGAGGCAGCGCGGCGCTCGCTCAAGGAACGGTTCGGGTCTGCCGATGCCTATCTGAAACAGGTGCTGGGCGTCGATGAGGCCAAGCGTGCGGCTTTGATAGCCCAACTTGTGGATGCCTGA
- a CDS encoding alpha-D-glucose phosphate-specific phosphoglucomutase yields MITTVATTPFEGQKPGTSGLRKKVRVFQQPNYAENFIQSVFDVAERPDAATLVIGGDGRFHNRTVIQQAIRMAAANGYARVLVGQGGILSTPAASHVIRQYGASGGLILSASHNPGGPDEDFGIKYNIANGGPAPEAVTEAIFQRTTTIDRWMAVEAADIDLDAIGAVEVGGMKVEVIDSVADYAELMEQLFDFDGIRAAVQGGLTMAFDAMHAVTGPYATEILEGRLGLPKGTVRNGTPLEDFGGHHPDPNLVHAKALYDTMMGAGAPDLGAASDGDGDRNLIIGKGIFITPSDSLAMLAAHAHLAPGYAGGLKGIARSMPTSAAADRVAEALGIPAWETPTGWKFFGTLLDAGKATICGEESAGTGSDHVREKDGLWAVLLWLNILAASGKGVAQIATEHWARFGRNYYARHDYEAIETARANALMAELESSLETLPGMAFGPLKVEAADNFAYTDPVDGSVSRNQGIRVMFEGGSRIVFRLSGTGTEGATLRVYLERYEPVSGRLSEETPDMLAELVTAAEEVAGIARHTGRTSPDVVT; encoded by the coding sequence ATGATCACAACAGTCGCGACCACGCCATTCGAAGGGCAAAAACCCGGTACGTCCGGGCTGCGCAAGAAAGTGCGCGTGTTCCAGCAGCCGAACTATGCCGAAAACTTCATCCAGTCGGTGTTCGATGTGGCCGAGCGCCCGGACGCCGCGACCCTGGTGATCGGCGGCGATGGGCGTTTCCATAATCGCACGGTGATCCAGCAGGCGATCCGCATGGCGGCGGCAAACGGCTATGCCCGCGTGCTGGTGGGGCAGGGCGGGATCCTGTCGACCCCGGCGGCGAGCCATGTGATCCGCCAATACGGCGCGAGCGGCGGCCTGATCCTTTCGGCCAGCCACAATCCCGGCGGCCCGGACGAGGATTTCGGGATCAAATACAATATCGCCAATGGTGGCCCCGCTCCCGAGGCTGTGACCGAGGCTATTTTCCAGCGCACGACCACAATTGACCGGTGGATGGCAGTCGAAGCGGCGGATATCGACCTCGACGCGATTGGCGCTGTCGAAGTCGGCGGGATGAAGGTCGAAGTGATCGACTCCGTTGCCGATTATGCCGAATTGATGGAGCAGCTGTTCGATTTCGACGGCATCCGCGCAGCGGTGCAGGGCGGCCTGACGATGGCGTTCGACGCGATGCATGCCGTGACGGGTCCCTATGCGACCGAAATTCTCGAGGGTCGCCTTGGGCTGCCCAAAGGCACTGTTCGCAACGGCACTCCGCTGGAGGATTTCGGGGGGCATCATCCTGATCCCAACCTCGTCCATGCCAAGGCGCTTTATGATACGATGATGGGAGCAGGTGCGCCCGATCTCGGCGCGGCTTCAGATGGCGACGGCGACCGCAACCTGATCATCGGCAAGGGGATTTTTATCACTCCTTCCGACTCGCTCGCGATGCTGGCGGCGCATGCGCATCTGGCACCGGGCTATGCAGGCGGGCTCAAGGGCATTGCCCGCTCGATGCCGACCAGCGCGGCGGCAGACCGCGTGGCCGAGGCGCTGGGAATCCCGGCATGGGAAACCCCGACCGGGTGGAAGTTCTTCGGCACGCTGCTGGATGCGGGAAAAGCGACTATTTGCGGCGAGGAAAGCGCGGGGACCGGCAGCGACCATGTCCGCGAGAAGGATGGCCTTTGGGCGGTCCTGCTGTGGCTCAATATCCTCGCCGCCAGCGGCAAGGGCGTGGCGCAGATCGCGACCGAGCACTGGGCACGGTTCGGGCGCAATTACTACGCGCGCCACGATTACGAGGCAATTGAGACTGCGCGGGCCAATGCGCTGATGGCAGAACTCGAGTCATCACTGGAGACACTACCCGGCATGGCATTTGGCCCGCTCAAGGTCGAAGCGGCGGACAATTTCGCCTACACGGACCCAGTCGACGGCTCGGTGAGCCGCAACCAGGGCATCCGTGTGATGTTCGAAGGCGGTTCGCGCATTGTGTTCCGACTGTCGGGTACAGGCACCGAAGGCGCGACCTTGCGGGTCTATCTCGAGCGCTACGAGCCGGTCAGCGGAAGGCTCAGTGAGGAAACACCGGACATGCTGGCGGAACTTGTTACGGCGGCCGAAGAAGTCGCCGGGATTGCGCGGCATACCGGCCGCACTTCGCCCGATGTGGTGACGTGA